Below is a window of Synechococcus sp. RSCCF101 DNA.
GAGAACATTTCAAGACATGATAAGCCTCTACAACGTCATCTCTGGCCCTGACAAGTACAGCCCGAATACCTTGCCCAAAGAGGACTTGCCATATAACTATCCCAACATTCGGGGGACAAGGATTGCCTACTCACAAGGACTAGGTCTTGCCGAGCCGGATACAGATACTCAACGCATGATGCAGAAAGCAATTGCTGTTCTGCGATCTGCAGGAGCAGTTGTAGATGAGGTTGATATCAATCCAGGCTACAGAGTCGAGGATACAACCGAGCTGTTCGTTAAAGGAGCATTAGGTGGGGCGATGGGGGGGTGGCTTGCTGATATGGCTGATCGTAGTGATGAAATGACAACCTATGCCGCTTCGTTCGTGAAAAAGGCCGCAAGTGGCAAGTATGGGAATCAAGCAGTCTATGAGTATGAACGCTTCGTCAACTCTTTTCACTCCCGAGTTGTTGACACGGTCTTTGGCAACGGTTATCAGGCTCTGATCATGCCGTCCCTCATTACCTCTCATGTACCTGCAGACTACGACTTGACGAAAGGTGGGTTTATGATGAACGGCAGCGAACTCTACAGTGGCTTTATCTTTGCCTATACGGCACCTTGGAACTTTTTGAACTGGTATCCAGTCGTCAATGTTCCAACAGGTCTTACAGCCCAAGGAATGCCCTCCGGGATGCAGATTATTGGCAGCCCGTACAGAGACTCCACAGTCATGCAGATCGCACACTCATATGCCGCTTTAGCCAATCCTCTATTTGTCGGCGATCGAGTGCCTGAATTCAAGAATGCATAACCCGTGAATCTCACTCACGGGTACAACGTGTGCCACTCGCCAGGATGCCATTCCTTAGGGCTTAACATCATCTTTTTGACTTCTCATGTACAGGGTCGGCAATAGCAGGTTCCGTTAGACTGATCCCCTTCCCCCCTTGGATCGAATTGGGATCGAACGCATCATTCTTGCGTCACTATGCGTACGATAATCGGATCACAAGAGTTCAAAGGACGGCAGAGCTTGCTCCTTGAGAGCGTGATGCTCCTTCTTGCAAGCAGCGTTATGGGGGTATTGATATCAGCTAAATCCTTTGCTCAACCGGCTGAGACCATTACTGGGCAACGCTTCTTGGCTTTTAATCGAAGTCATCAGGTCATCTACTTAAATGAGTTGCTCAGAGGGCAGAGTACCCTTGTTGATGCTTGTGCGCCCGATCTGACACGCGAAGCTCTTGCTGCTTACCTTGAGGGATGGATTCAGTCTAATCCTATTAGCTTGTCGCGCCCCGTGAACGTAAGTTTGCAACGGGCTCTGGATCAACGCTGCCACAACCACCCGCAACCAACTGGCGTTGACACCTCATCGTCCTTGTGGTCTTTACCTGATAGTAGAGCCACAGAAGTCTCTACTGCAAGTACGAGATTTCCAGCGCCATTCTCAGCGAGTACTACGCTTGGCCAATCAGTCGCAGATCCAAACCAACCACTACTACCAGAATTCCCAAGACTGAGTGGGATCGTCAAGCTAGGGCTGATCAACCAAACAAGCTTCTCTCGGTCTGAAAGTGAGAATAACTATAATGATCTCTTTGCTGACTCTACGCTTGCCGCCAGTCTTTTCCTGAGTCCTGAGATCTATTTCTATGGTGCTGTGCGGTATCTTCCACTCGTCTTTCCGCCAAGTCCACGGCGCGATCGAGTCTTCGAGGACCAGGCTCTGATTATTGGCGCATTGAATCTAAACTATGAGAACGACAACTTCCTTCTGAGTGCCGGCAAGGGCACAACTTTCTTCTCCACAGCGTTTCGATCGGCGCCTGGTATCTGGGGTAGAGATGTCGCAGAACGTTTCGTTCGAGTGCCGGTCCGAAACGGCCTGCTAGCTAGTGGCAAGCTCACTACTTCGAATGTGGGTAATCATGCGTTAACCGGTGGTGTCTTCTATCTTGACACAAGCCCCTTAAGCAAACCCCTTCTCTCAGATTTCCCAAAGCCAGAGTTGGAAGGTGGTGGTCCTAGCAACACGGGTGACCTCAGCTCCTTCTTTGTGGTCCTAGATTCAAGTTCCTTTTCCCAGGCTCCAGGACTGCGTACCCACTTCGGGTTCATGAAGCAACGCGTCAACCGCATTCAACCGCGAGCCCTGCCATTCCCCACTCCTGCGAATGAGATTGCAGATGAGTACCGAGGCGTTGTGTCGGCCCAATGGCCATTAGAGCTGGGAGAAGACCAACGTATCACTCCGTTTGTCGAGTATGCGCGCATCACTAACTCTGGAGGTCTGCGAGACAGTACTCGGGACGTCATGACTGCTAGCGTTCAGTACTTTGCGGGCCAATGGAATGTGGCTATTGCGTCATCACTTTGGCGTGACAATAATCCAGGTCAAGCCAAAACCACTAACACTCAGATTCAGCTTTCAGGAGGTTACACATTCGATTCTGGCTTGAGCGTTGACATTGGGTATCGCTACCTCGATTCTTCAGATCTCGGCTTGAGAGATACTCATGCTGCTGGGATATGGATGCAATATCAACTTGGTTTCTGATTCGACGACCTGATGTGGATGCTTCATTAGACGCCTCCCACCACTGAGATCTGAAGCATTGCAAGCCGCTTCTGAGAACGGCCTCCTGCCAATGAGCAAGAGCGGCACCGGCAACCCCGAGTTCAGGGCCAGATTCGGCAAGCGGGCTTCCATGGGCTGGGACTGCCCTCTCGGCCTGTATCTACGAGTAGCTTTACCCACCGGCTGAACCACAGCCACCAAAGCGTCGGCGCTGAGCGTCTTCACCAGGCCGGTGTCCACATCCGCCACCTGGAAGTAGTTGTTGTCCGGTCAACGGGCACCGCCTTCGGCATGGATCACCAGCCCGATCCATTCGGCAGTGAACGGCTCCGGGTCGTCGATCAGCACGGTGTCACCGACCTGCACCCGGAGGAAGGCGGCAGGGTCTGCCTGGCGGAGCGGGTCAGTCGGGGACGGCACCAGCGGATCACGGGGAGCTGCATCCTGCCGCCAGCCCGCAGTGCACTCGGCATCCAAGAAGACTGACAGCCGGTATTCGTAATGCCCGGGAAGCCGGGTCACACGGCACTGGGTCGGGTCGCTGGTTGGGTGGCCCGGCCTTTCTGTCGCGCAGCACAGGCACGGGCTCGTGGTGGCCTGGACAAGCGCGTGACGGAGGGAGTCCACTCACCCCTGTGCCCGTGCATGACAAAGCCCCCGGGCTGACGGCCTAGGGGCAGGAATGAGTTGAAGCTGAGGGGGACTGATCAGACGATCACCACCGATTGCTCGCTCACGAGCTGATCAGCAGACACTCCGGTGAAGGTGGTGGTGCCGAAGTCAGTGACCAGCTGAGCGTCGGAGCCGGACTGGACGATGGAATAGCTGGTATCAGCCTGGATGTGGAACAGATCACCGTGCTCGAAGCTGAAGCCAGAGATGACGTCGTTCCCAGCGGACCAGAGGAAGGCGTCGGCAGCCTCTGTCCCGGTGATGAAGTCGTCACCAGCGGTGCCGGTGATGGGATCGACAGGTGTCGAATCCGCATCCAGCAGGATCGGCGTGCTGGGATCTTGCACGTTCGCAGCCGGTCCTGCATTGATCTGCGACCAGGGGTCATCCGCAAGAGGGTCAAAGCCCGACACGACTGTGATGCCTCCCTCGTAAGCGCGAAACTCGTCAACAGAGATGCCGATCAGATCAATGCGTTGGAAGTGTGTTCCATAGGCGTAGATGGAGGTGTTGGAGGGGTTCCCGCCGTGTCCCTCTTTGATTGTAAAGCTATCAATCATTTGCGAAGGATCGATAACCACCGTATCGCCATCAGCGATGCTGAAATCGACGACCGTTGCGTAGCCATCACTCAACACAAAGGCATCGGCTCCATCCCCTCCCAGTAGCTCATCCGAGCTGCCGTAGGTGAAGAAGCCGCCCTGAAGGATGTCACGGCCAGTACCACCATGGAGCTGATTGTTGACTCCAGAGCCGATCAGAACATCATCCCCAGCCAAGCCGTAGACACTGCTATTAGCCGACTGAGCCACTAGTACATCATCCCTCCCCGTACCACCGACAGCAGAATCAACGTCGATGGCGGTGCCATCGGCATCAATGACGCGGATGCCTGTGAGGGGATCGAAGGAGCTGCCGCTCTGATCATTGAGAATCGCGATCAGGTCACCGCCACTGGAGGCGATTGTTCGGTTCCCATCGGCGTCCACATTCGAGATCAGAAGGTCCGGCATGCCCTCCGCAAAGCTGTAGGCGTCGGCGAGGATCTCGATGCTGTCCTCCCCGGTGGCATCCTCGATGGTGTTGCTACCGCCGCTGAGCACGAAGGTGTCGACACCACCACGACCGGCGAGGATGTCATCGCCCTCGCCGCTGGTGAAGATGTTGTCGTTGTCATCACCGCGGATGACGTCGTCGAACATGCTGCCGGTGATGTTCTCAATATCGAACAGCTGGTCTTCAAATGGCTGAGCATTGCTTCGATCCGCCATGGTTCCGTGTTTGACGTTGAAGTAGGTGCCGGAGTTGCCGTTACTCCAGCTGACGGTGCTGGTGTCAGCCATATCGACCGTGATCCCAAAGGCACGTCGGTTGCCGGCGAGGTCGTAGTGGTAGTAGGCGGTGTCGTTGCCTTCGCCGCCGTGGAGCTGGTTGTTGCCGCCCCCACCCATCAGGATGTCGTCCCCCCCGAAGCCGTATAGCCTGACGCCGTGATCGTCCGGTGATTCCGGCTGCCAGGACTCGGTGGAGAAGCCGGCGATCACCTCGGCGCCGTTGGTGCCAGTGAGATGATTGATGTTAATCAGCCCACTTGCCTCCAAAAGAGGAGCACCCACTGCACCCAAGGCCGCCATTTTGTTCTGGCCGAGCCAGCCGAGGTCGGCGGAGACAGGTTTCTCCAGAGTCTCCAGCTGCGCGCCTGTGGCCACCGCATCGTTGGCGCCATCGAGATAGAGGTAGCTGCGCTGGATGGAATTGAGCAGGGCAGCGCTCAGATCGCGGTCGCTGAGGGAGCCGTAGGCGTTGCCGAGCTGATCCTTGACCTCATCGAGGTTGAGGGTCACATCGAGGAGGGGTGTGGCGATGTTCCGCTGGCTGACGAAGAACCCGAAGCCCTGCTGGGGGTCCTTGGCCTCGAAGCTGAGGCGGGTTTCGTTCTCCGGCACCAGATCAATGATCACCACGTCCTCCAAGGGGTTAAAGTCAGTGATGATCTGCGACTTCTCCGGTGCGGGGATGTCCATGGTGAGAGATGGAGGCGTCCAGTCAAACTGGTCATACGTCGGCGAAACGTATCCTGAAATCTTGCCAGCGGCAGAGGACAGAAACCCGACCATGTCCCCAACCACAGGGGTATAGGAGGCAATATCCAGCCCCCAGTCGCGCACCTCCACGGTCCAGTCGGTCTGTTGGTGATATTCGCTGAACGAGCCTGGATTGAACTCGTAGGTCAGCATCTGCTGCGCGAAGGTGCTCATGATGAAGGTGTCTGAACCTGAGCCTCCTTCAAGAATATTCTGATCGTATTCCAGGTCATCGTGACTGCCTGTGTGCTTCCCCAACCCGTCAACCCAGATCACGTCATTACCCTCACCTCCACTCACTGTGTCGCTTCCATAGCCCGTGATGACCAGATCATCTCCTCCACCTCCAATCATTACGTCGGAGCTATAGCCAAGGCCGTCACCCCTGCGCTCATAGCCAAAGATAGTTTCGGCACTGGCCTCATTCCAGATCTTGTCGTTGTCGCCACTGAAGAGCCTCCAGTTGACGATTGTGTCAGATCCGTTGCCGCCCTCCAAAGTGCTATTGTATCCAAATCCGCGATCTTGGGCGACAATTATTGCGTTGTGATCCCCGTCGATCCAGATGTGCTGATCATTACTGAATGATCCCACAATTGTCGGATCGCCGGATGCAGCCCCCTCGTCGACCACGCGAAGCATCTGCCCACGCTCGAAATGGCTATACTTTCCAGCCGCAGTCACCGTTGTAGCGTCATCTACTTCGCGTGAAGTGCTGAGAGGGTCTTCCGCGTCTTTATGCACTACCTGATCCCCCGTGTCAGCTGGCCCATGCGCAGATGGCTGGGGTGGCAATCCGTAATTCGATTCTCCTTGGCCAGAGATCTCAAGTCCAGGATCTGCACTGTTGAGAGGATCTTCGACGTGCGAACTAACCCTCAGCGATCCAGAAGCTGAATCAACCGCGTGCTCACTGCTTTGCCGGACCGCAGGACTGATGATTGTGTTGCCCATTGATCTGCCTCCATGAATGAATGAATAACCGACCAGGGCATGCCGTTATCCCAGTTCACGAAGAACCGTCGTCACTACAGTCGCCCTGTCACTTCATGCTCCGCCTCATTCACAGGCACCGCATCCTTCATCTGAAGGATACGGGGGGAGAACCCTACAAATGAAGGGGTGTGGTGCTCGTAACATGAGATCTGCCACCTCTGGCCCATCCCTCAAGCCGGGGATCTGTTGCTTCTGACTCCTCTGGACTGGAACGATTCATCAATGGGTTGCACTTTCGTGCCCCCGGTCACATGTCAGTTGCAATCCTGTTCAACCCGGCACATGACTCTCCCCGCAGCGGCGCCTCATCTGGACCAGCGGCATTGATCTCGGTAGCGGAAGTGGATCCGCGCCAGCCTCTCCTCCACCAGGCGCTTCCCACGTTCACCCCGGCCGTGGTCCAGACCTCCCCCACGGTCCGGCCGAAGCGGTCGGTAGTGAGCGGCTCCACCTGGATCCCGCTGGTGGTCAGCTGCTGCAGGCGGCGCGTGGCTGCGGCGGCGCTGGGCTGGCCCCGCTCTGGGGTGTCCATGCAGGCCAGCCGGATCCGTTCTCCACCCCGCAGCATCAGGGTGTCGCCGTCGATCACCCGTTCCACCTGTGCAGCGCCGCCGGCGCCGCAGCCCACCAGCAGGGCTGCGAGGAGGAGCTGGGCGTGGGGGGTCATGTGTAGAGGGCGGGGAAGTCCCGCCCGGGATCGGTGATCTGTTGCTTCAGGTCGAGGTCAGCGGCGTTTTCGGGGTGGTGGAGG
It encodes the following:
- a CDS encoding porin: MLLESVMLLLASSVMGVLISAKSFAQPAETITGQRFLAFNRSHQVIYLNELLRGQSTLVDACAPDLTREALAAYLEGWIQSNPISLSRPVNVSLQRALDQRCHNHPQPTGVDTSSSLWSLPDSRATEVSTASTRFPAPFSASTTLGQSVADPNQPLLPEFPRLSGIVKLGLINQTSFSRSESENNYNDLFADSTLAASLFLSPEIYFYGAVRYLPLVFPPSPRRDRVFEDQALIIGALNLNYENDNFLLSAGKGTTFFSTAFRSAPGIWGRDVAERFVRVPVRNGLLASGKLTTSNVGNHALTGGVFYLDTSPLSKPLLSDFPKPELEGGGPSNTGDLSSFFVVLDSSSFSQAPGLRTHFGFMKQRVNRIQPRALPFPTPANEIADEYRGVVSAQWPLELGEDQRITPFVEYARITNSGGLRDSTRDVMTASVQYFAGQWNVAIASSLWRDNNPGQAKTTNTQIQLSGGYTFDSGLSVDIGYRYLDSSDLGLRDTHAAGIWMQYQLGF
- a CDS encoding thermonuclease family protein — its product is MTPHAQLLLAALLVGCGAGGAAQVERVIDGDTLMLRGGERIRLACMDTPERGQPSAAAATRRLQQLTTSGIQVEPLTTDRFGRTVGEVWTTAGVNVGSAWWRRGWRGSTSATEINAAGPDEAPLRGESCAGLNRIATDM
- a CDS encoding calcium-binding protein; amino-acid sequence: MLRVVDEGAASGDPTIVGSFSNDQHIWIDGDHNAIIVAQDRGFGYNSTLEGGNGSDTIVNWRLFSGDNDKIWNEASAETIFGYERRGDGLGYSSDVMIGGGGDDLVITGYGSDTVSGGEGNDVIWVDGLGKHTGSHDDLEYDQNILEGGSGSDTFIMSTFAQQMLTYEFNPGSFSEYHQQTDWTVEVRDWGLDIASYTPVVGDMVGFLSSAAGKISGYVSPTYDQFDWTPPSLTMDIPAPEKSQIITDFNPLEDVVIIDLVPENETRLSFEAKDPQQGFGFFVSQRNIATPLLDVTLNLDEVKDQLGNAYGSLSDRDLSAALLNSIQRSYLYLDGANDAVATGAQLETLEKPVSADLGWLGQNKMAALGAVGAPLLEASGLININHLTGTNGAEVIAGFSTESWQPESPDDHGVRLYGFGGDDILMGGGGNNQLHGGEGNDTAYYHYDLAGNRRAFGITVDMADTSTVSWSNGNSGTYFNVKHGTMADRSNAQPFEDQLFDIENITGSMFDDVIRGDDNDNIFTSGEGDDILAGRGGVDTFVLSGGSNTIEDATGEDSIEILADAYSFAEGMPDLLISNVDADGNRTIASSGGDLIAILNDQSGSSFDPLTGIRVIDADGTAIDVDSAVGGTGRDDVLVAQSANSSVYGLAGDDVLIGSGVNNQLHGGTGRDILQGGFFTYGSSDELLGGDGADAFVLSDGYATVVDFSIADGDTVVIDPSQMIDSFTIKEGHGGNPSNTSIYAYGTHFQRIDLIGISVDEFRAYEGGITVVSGFDPLADDPWSQINAGPAANVQDPSTPILLDADSTPVDPITGTAGDDFITGTEAADAFLWSAGNDVISGFSFEHGDLFHIQADTSYSIVQSGSDAQLVTDFGTTTFTGVSADQLVSEQSVVIV
- a CDS encoding DUF3104 domain-containing protein gives rise to the protein MPSPTDPLRQADPAAFLRVQVGDTVLIDDPEPFTAEWIGLVIHAEGGAR
- a CDS encoding amidase gives rise to the protein MGRAQTLTEESIIYLPASELISLFKSKELSPVDLLKAQIDRYQSVNELINCVTYTHFESAMKQARQSEERYLRGTARPLEGITVGVKDEHHDAGWIMTQGSILEKDSRQDSADPVVQKLKQSGAVLPIQTTVPEFYLNAVTWTRLWGVSRCPWNLKYTVGGSSGGSGGALAAGMCTLATGSDMGGSIRLPCAYNGLYGFKPPFGRFHSDLPLSYFAGSGPMARTFQDMISLYNVISGPDKYSPNTLPKEDLPYNYPNIRGTRIAYSQGLGLAEPDTDTQRMMQKAIAVLRSAGAVVDEVDINPGYRVEDTTELFVKGALGGAMGGWLADMADRSDEMTTYAASFVKKAASGKYGNQAVYEYERFVNSFHSRVVDTVFGNGYQALIMPSLITSHVPADYDLTKGGFMMNGSELYSGFIFAYTAPWNFLNWYPVVNVPTGLTAQGMPSGMQIIGSPYRDSTVMQIAHSYAALANPLFVGDRVPEFKNA